The stretch of DNA TGTTGGAGAGATTGTGAAGATAATGTTAATGCAGCTGATGTTTTAGTTGTATTCAGACaaaatgttgataaaataaCGAACGTACTACTGGAAACAGTAAAAATTATTGGTTCTGGAGAATGGAAACAGGATATTCTTAAATTGAAggtaatgtttattttatatatatattggctattatttataaattatataatatataaaaatatttttaaatacatatagaaCATATTGGTAACAAAGAAATGATTTTTAGGATCTAATTGAAACTAGTAATATGACTGCAAAATAAGCTATTTGCaaatggaatataaaaaactatattcctatatacatacataatcaTATACGATAATCATTAAAGCCTACAAaatgtatgatattttattatacacattcCATGTGCAcgaatttttatactattaatataagaacctttatattaaaaaaaaacatttatacatattacagcaatttttatataactacaaatacacatacatataggatgttttatatattgattaaaataaaattctttatatatgtacgtatatatatatatatacacacatgatATCCCAAAATTAACAAATCAAAATACTATGATAACAAAAATTGCtgtaaaaaaactaaataaattttaagatttaatttcaagtaacaatttaaaaaatgtaaggaTTTAAATGGTCGTTTGTTTAAGTTTCAGATCTGTGTATATTTTCGTTTATATGTGATAAactgtcaattttatttctatattgaaaaatataattatcaataaaatatgttcaaGACTTACAATTGTATATCGTAATCAAATAGGCCTGCATAGGCtcaataatcatttaaaaatattgatttatctaatccataacattttaataaggGTCTCTAATAAAAAGCCTGCATAGATCTTCTATTAGgtttaataatcatttaaaaattgacttatttaatctataacaTCTTAATGATAAAgctttctattaatttttaatattaatctcacTACAGGAAAAATCCAATAACcatagaataaaacaaatacttTACAAATACTCtatcattatttgaaataaatgatataagaaaaaatttatatatatatatatatatatatatgcatataaaaaatacaaatatataaaatacatatatataaaattaactaagtAACTAAtatgaaagaattataaattttcatcttaatttatatagatattatgaataattatagagCAAGTATTAGTACAATtttgtgcatatatattattaaaaaactaattgtGTTAATTACAAGTAAAAGAATTACAACTACATCAGCAAtcaaagatgaaaaaaatattcaataaatttagtataaagaCTCAGAtggaagatataaaaatggaattgtttttaaatctgtTTAATCTCGCCACTGCAATGCGGACAACATGTCATATTATTAGTATCACATCGTGGAAGAAACATTTGTCCGCCAACTGCGACGGCCGCCCCCATCACCGCGGAACAGGCAATATCTTCTCTCCCGGTCATGGGCAATTTTTGATTCATTAGCAACtacaatattttagtttaataaatattaaatcattcgatcaaaatgatatatctTTTCATAAAGGTGAAATAGTCGAGTAGCTCTACCTTCTCTGCATTGTTTTCTGCTAGTGTTTTCATATCCAAAccaattgtattaatttctttccGTAATTCTGAATCTGGAATACCACTGAGAAGACTGGCTTTCAAGATCTCCGTGAGTTGACAACAACCTTGCGCCAGATCTATGATATTAGCACTTGCTAATTCATGTTTCTTGTTAGATGCTCCTATTGGATCGAATTTCTCTCGTAGAATTGTGAgcattctaaaaaaataaaacttgttcgttaatttgataaaattatacaatataggATGTACATAATATgcttataaaacttatatgtaCCTGTACGTTTTAAGAGATGTATCGCGAATAACATTGTGTTCTTCTAATAAGCGTTTTATAGTTTCCTGCAGTTCTGTTGTCCTCTGACAAAGTGCAGCCTTCCATCTTGCTAAATCTTCCACCATTAAGCTATAATAAGCTTTACTTTAGtgatatatcattatttcattaaaatttgatgGAACAATTTGTTACAGAAATTCtatgagagaaataaaaatagtaacgaTTCCATATAATCTTGGAAATAACTGTCAATTACCTACTAGCTAGAAATTTACTTCTCCAAACTTCACACTGGCCTGCCAACCATTCTGTTTGTTCTTGATGCGTAGATAAATTTTGTGCAGAATTCAGCAGGGCTCTGGcaagttgcaatttatcttCAGTTAACAAATGAACTCTTGTTTCCAGATCCTCTCCTACTGCGGCGACCaacaagttttttaattcGCCATTGAcctatatatgtgaaaatatatattatataaattttaaatattataaatattaaatataaaattttttgttgcattaaaatagataatcaTTTTATACCTGTGCTTGAAATTTCAACTGAGTTTCAAGTTGACTGTTTTCTTCTTTCAGCTTACGAATTTCAGCCTCGTACATTCGTTTTTCACTGTCCCATTCATTTTCCAATACTTTCTCCTCGTTTTCCTTTGCACAATCTTTCAATCTCATATTGTTATCTTGAATTTTCATTGCAGCAACCTGGGCAAGGGTAGCATTCAAGCGTGActcatttctaaataatttcttgttctttttttcaattggtACTATTGGATTAACAGCTGCCTTGTAAGGTTCATATGGTACAAATTTTGGTTCTTTTGACTTTAAGGAATGCAAAATACGCCTCTCTTGTTTTGTATTATCAATATTCTTTGGCACTAGGTTTACTATCGTACCAGTAGGAGTGACTGGAGGTGTCGACCTTAATTGTTTCAGGTTTGTAGGATGATAGATGAGAGTGTCCCCTAGACGATTTCGACCTTGCTTACTCTCAACCTTGTCCGCTGTCACATTTTCCATACCATCTCCCTGTGTTCGTTCGACGCAACCCATTACATGAACAtcttgaaaagaaagaaatataattataatttataattcttttttttctacatccATAtagcattatatacataagcaaaacaattattaatgttaataatacatttttatccttattaatttgttattttgcatttttttttatatatagtttacaaTAAGATTAGAACCAACCTGGTTGACAGTGAGTActgtgtttcttaaaatttgataCAGAGAGACTCATGTTTGTGGCAGTGTAGACacttattgcaaatatataacctattataatatcaagtatttaatattatttacaatatatgagTGTAACACAAATGGGCTTTTACTCACTTTTACCTAATTGTAATTCCATATGTGTGTGTAGTATGTATATGTTGAAATGTGTTGAAAGCAATGATGAAGCAGAGAGGCGGAGAGGGAACGTCAGGTGATACGAGATTGCGGCTTGCGCCATTGTTGGCTACTGCCCCCGTTCGGAGAACGTATGTACTAAAAGGTTACGCCATGTTTGACGTACATTTTACTCGACGCCATAAGCCAAGCCATGAGCCAGGGAGACAGGGAGATGCGATAGaagcacacatacatataaatgtgtttGTGCAATGAGAAATAATGAATCTTTTTACTAAAAaggtatttatttcatatttatatccaaaatattatttagatttgaAATGTACCTTATatattagaagaaaatatatttatagatgtgtatatatatatatatgtataattttgttcgCGATAAAAAGCGCAAGACAAAATATTTCTGAGAAATACACGATACCTAGCCTGCTTCCCAAAAGTAATATCCTGAGGAAAACGTAACCTtgtttttttctgattttcttGTGAATATGTCGGGTCTCCAGACGAAacgatatatattctcttgaaGGATTTTTGAGAAGCAACAATTCACGAAATGTTAAATAGAATGCGATAAATGtaggtattttatattaaattaatcttacaaGGATACAGTATCGTAATAACTTTCTCATTATCAGTCTACTTTTTGAACACGATTTTCgtcaattaaaagataattccatcattattataaaatagagataattttatcagTAAATCaacaatcaaaattttatcatgaaCAAGTATCAGATAATTCGTAGCAGCGATCGAAatccagagagagagagaactatAGTGTGTCTTGTCCCTGATGAATTTAGACGCTTAAAagaatttcacttattaatgaGCTATTCCGTTAAACGAACGTCAATCGCAGCCGCAGAAGTTTCGCGACGACCAATCGGCACGCGTTCGTTTCTCGCAAATATTCTCGGCATCAGGATAGCATGTGaggaaagattttttttcacccTTCCCGGCTCCCACCCCCGCGGCGTATGCGCTTTCGAACGGCAAGCATCCCCCGTAACAGGGCCGCATGCAGGCTCGAATTTTCCGCGGTTGACACCGCGTCAGCGGACGACGAGCGTCAGACACGCGAGCCTTGATCCTCCCGACACGCGCTCGTCAACGTCCTGTCACTCGTCAAGAGAGTGGCGCCAGAAGCATTCGCGCCACCAGGAAGCTATAACTCAGGAATGCTCCCGCGCGGAGGCTTCCGGGAACCGCGATACGACTCTCTGGAGTAGGAGGGTGTTCCAGGAGCGCCAGGATAGCAGGACGTCGCGGTGCGATTTTACGCGCGCCTGGAAATTATCcacgtaaattatattatgccCCGCGAAAGCAGCGG from Anoplolepis gracilipes chromosome 16, ASM4749672v1, whole genome shotgun sequence encodes:
- the LOC140674392 gene encoding golgin-45 isoform X2; amino-acid sequence: MAQAAISYHLTFPLRLSASSLLSTHFNIYILHTHMELQLGYIFAISVYTATNMSLSVSNFKKHSTHCQPDVHVMGCVERTQGDGMENVTADKVESKQGRNRLGDTLIYHPTNLKQLRSTPPVTPTGTIVNLVPKNIDNTKQERRILHSLKSKEPKFVPYEPYKAAVNPIVPIEKKNKKLFRNESRLNATLAQVAAMKIQDNNMRLKDCAKENEEKVLENEWDSEKRMYEAEIRKLKEENSQLETQLKFQAQVNGELKNLLVAAVGEDLETRVHLLTEDKLQLARALLNSAQNLSTHQEQTEWLAGQCEVWRSKFLASSLMVEDLARWKAALCQRTTELQETIKRLLEEHNVIRDTSLKTYRMLTILREKFDPIGASNKKHELASANIIDLAQGCCQLTEILKASLLSGIPDSELRKEINTIGLDMKTLAENNAEKLLMNQKLPMTGREDIACSAVMGAAVAVGGQMFLPRCDTNNMTCCPHCSGEIKQI
- the LOC140674392 gene encoding golgin-45 isoform X1 — its product is MAQAAISYHLTFPLRLSASSLLSTHFNIYILHTHMELQLGKSYIFAISVYTATNMSLSVSNFKKHSTHCQPDVHVMGCVERTQGDGMENVTADKVESKQGRNRLGDTLIYHPTNLKQLRSTPPVTPTGTIVNLVPKNIDNTKQERRILHSLKSKEPKFVPYEPYKAAVNPIVPIEKKNKKLFRNESRLNATLAQVAAMKIQDNNMRLKDCAKENEEKVLENEWDSEKRMYEAEIRKLKEENSQLETQLKFQAQVNGELKNLLVAAVGEDLETRVHLLTEDKLQLARALLNSAQNLSTHQEQTEWLAGQCEVWRSKFLASSLMVEDLARWKAALCQRTTELQETIKRLLEEHNVIRDTSLKTYRMLTILREKFDPIGASNKKHELASANIIDLAQGCCQLTEILKASLLSGIPDSELRKEINTIGLDMKTLAENNAEKLLMNQKLPMTGREDIACSAVMGAAVAVGGQMFLPRCDTNNMTCCPHCSGEIKQI